A stretch of DNA from Serinus canaria isolate serCan28SL12 chromosome 14, serCan2020, whole genome shotgun sequence:
AGCGTTTTCAATAGGAGAATTCACAGtgtcttattttctctcctctgcagcatGGACAAGGACAGCCAGGATGTTCACCAGGTACTGAATGAGCTCAAGAACAAGTTCCAGGAGATGAGGAAGCTGATCAGCTCCATGCCTGGCATCGGggtgagcccagagcagcagcagcagcagctgcagaacctGCGGGAGCAGGTCCGGACCAAAAACGAGCTGCTGCAGAAGTACAAGAGCCTTTGCATGTTTGAAATCCCCAAGGAGTAGGAAAGACACAGCTCCACTCTCCGGGTCTGAGATACCTCCTACCAGGCTGAACAGGGTGGCAGAAGttgacatttctttctttaggTTTTGTGGTTACAGGGTTGTGGCGTTGTGCCTGTGTGGACCATGGGTGTGTGACACTGGGCCAGGACACCGTGTGCTCTCCTGGGATGATGGCAGCAGCACGTTCCCTTGATCAGCTGCAGGACTGTGCACTTAGATATCCCATCTCCTGTTTTCTCTCAGGGTGGGGTTCTTCTTTTTTATGTTCAGACAAGCAGGACacattttgctttctcctcACTAAGGGTCAAAGTACCTGCTGGTGAAAAAGGGGgcatttctgcaattttttttacttaaaaatggCCAAACATCAAAAGGGAAGTAGAGGGAAGCATGAACTGTTTGGCCCTGCTCCTGGAAAGAGTCTCTGGTATACTTTCCATTCCCTGTGTGTTGGAAGAGGAATGATTGCTTTCAGTTacttctgtatttctctttttaaacaaTTGGTGGTTGTGTCTGAGATAAGTCAAATAAAGATTTGTAAGTTCCAAACTGCCCTTCTTGTGTGTTCACTGAGTGgatgtgggcagagcaggggcaggatgTTGGCAGCACGTGGGATCCTGGGCCCAGCTCCAATGTCTTTCCCTCTTAAAACGGAGGAAGGACAAGAATCAAAACAAAGGGCATAAATGATAAAAGCTTTTAGTTATTCCATATAAAGTCAGGCTCAACAGGACAGGTAAGTTCCACTTTCAGGGGCTTCCCACAACTACAAACATTTGAGCAGCTGGAACAGGTAATTTTGCCCAGTGGGATGGTTGCAACTCACCTGTAGCTCTGAGATTTGCTCAGTTCCCACTGAGGTACTGTACTAGTACTTTCTTTGGGAAGGTGCCAGTGTGTAAACTCTGAGTAAAGCAGAACACCAAGATAAACAAAGCACAATGtacacatttttttattactgaaattGCCTTTCCACCAGCCATTGCCTGTCCCAGCTCAATAAATTCCTGTGTCTCATGCCTGGACGATGTTTTCCATTCTTTTGCCAGTTGCTGCTCCTGTGAAATCAGGCATaggcagagctggaagaaaCAACTTGTTGCCAAAGAAATGTCTGGCACTTAGCTCAGGAGCAAGTTAACTCTGTAAACTTGAATCCAAGTTTCAAGTGAAACTGAGGGTTTGCTTTGAGATGGTTTGCTTTACAGCCTCACTCTCCCACTGTTGTTTTGGGGCTacaatatgattttttttttgccgtTAATATGTACTAAACACAgatttgtgctgctgcatgAGGGGGAAGCAGAGGTTGAAAATGAGCTTTCTTTGAAGAAGTGTTTCCCTTTCACTTCTAGCAATGATTACTGCAACTTGTTATTGGGAAGAGATTAAAAACCATCAGATGTAAAGGTGACCTTTCGAGCAAAGTACTTCCTTTACTCATATTgcagaataaaaacaatatCCCAGCTGGGGTGCCAATGAATCAGTCTGTGTTGACATCATTAAAGTGTGGTTGGTTAATCGGCAAAGAGCATGAAACACAATCAGCTCTTTAGAACGGAGTGATGTCAGTCTGCTGGGTGACTGCAGGCAGTGACATGCCATGCCCAGAGTGTcatggggctggcagcaccgTCACTCGGCGTAGTGGAGTGAGGAAAGAGTGCTGGCTCAGTGACCCCTTGGAGTGAGCAACTCCCTGCCTGGCCCCGAGTTACCCTGTGTGGCAAAACCCGTCGGCTTGCAGAGGCGGGAACCTTTGCACTGGGAGTCGGAGAAAATGGGGCAATACAGGGCTGGTTTTGTCACCTCGGAGCTCAGGCCTTTTGTTGAGCAGGCTTTGCTATGGGATAGGGCAAGGAAGCAAAGGCAAACCCACAGGGgtaatttttacaaatattttattaatttgtagaaaaaataaaacatcaagTTTCACCCACGGTAGAAACActatgaagatttttttttttgttcatgtcAATGACAAACAATACCTACATAAAGTgcctattattttattttgtaaaaccCTTCCGttcccccccaccctccccaaaTCTTGCAAATCAAACAAGACAAATGTAAACAAGAGTCAGTTTTTTGGTCCATCGGGGCTGTAACTCTGCAATGTCTTTGCAACAGCTTAGGAGTGTCTTCTGCATGTGTTTTGCAGACACAGATGAACACACAACACAGAGCCAGAGTCCATGCACAGCTTCtcaagttggaaaaaaaaaaaaccaagaaccAACTCCAAagccccaggcaggtgctggcCAGGCCCCTGCCCTCCCTCGTGAAGGCAGTGCCTGAGGCTGGGTGGTTTGGGAGGGAAAGAAACACCAAGGTCTGTGCCCTCCACACTCACcctcccacctggctgcccagcagctcaCCCTTTCCCTGTCTCTTTGCCCAGAGGAGGAGGCTGTTCCCAGCGacatcccctcctgccctccaaaGCCTCCCCCTTCGCATCCCTCGCTCCCAAAATGTGCCCCCGGGGAGGGAGATGATGAAAGCgggaggagggaggctgggggagaggcGACGCCCTCTCTGCCCGGCTGGGCACCTGCCCAAAGTCAATTCGGAAACGAGCAtctttcccccctcctttcctcctttccttccttccttctttcccttggCGAGCGGGGGCTCCTAGCTGATCACGCAGCGATCCTTCTCCTTGCCGTGCCCGCCGCCGATGGCTTTCTCCCGGATGTACATGAGGTCGCTGTGCACGCTGGGCCGCCGGGCGAAGGGGGCCACGATGCCGTACGCCTCCTCCGTGCCGCCCCGGCCCCCCTCCTTCAGCAGCTTTTTGCCTTTCAGCGCCTTCTTGTGCAGGATGTCGCAGTACTGGACCGAGACCTTGCGGTGCAGGTCGGGGCTCATCTCGCTGGGCAGCTTGGCCATGGCGAAGAGCGCCTGGAACATCTGGTCCAGGCTGCTGTTCCTCTTGGCTGAGATCTCGAAGTAGGCACATTTTTTGGGGTCCCCTCCCACCAGCTGCTCGATCTCCCGGGGTTGCACCTCCCGGTAAAAGTCCCGGTCGCCCTTGTTGCCGCAGATCACCAGGGGCACCTCGATGTTCTCCTTGGTTTTGTTCTTCAGGCAGGACTTGGTCTCCAGGATTTGCTGCTTCAGGCGCTGCACTTCCTCAAAGGAGTCTCGGTTGTCCAGGCTGAACACAAGGATGAACACATCTCCTGGGGACAAAGAGGGAACGTGAGATGGTTGCAGGGATGGGGACGCAGAGAGACCCACTCCTGAGCCAAGTATGGGCTTGGAGAAAGAAGAACCAAGCAGCACCAAGAAGAGCTGCCCAGCCACTTGAACACACCAAATCGTaacctccctcctcccaggaCTGCAAAACCATCCCCAAACTGAGCAGAAATCTGGCAGAGGGACCTCCTGACAAGTACCTGTGAGGATGGAGAGGCGGCGCatggctgggaagggatggtTGCCCGACGTGTCGAGGATGTCGAGCTGGTACACCTCACCACGGATGCTGTAGAACTTGCGGTGGAAGTCCTCGATGGTGGGCGTGTACTGCTCCTCGAAGCGGCCGGTGAGGAAGCGCGAGACGATGGCCGTCTTGCCCACCTTGGAGGAGCCCAGGATGACCATGCGGTAGCAGTTCTTGGCGGGGATGCTCAGCTCGGCCTCGCTGGGACACATCTTCTTGATCATCGCCGCCAGTTTCATTGACGCCGGCAAAAGTGCAGCTTGAGCCGAGGAGACGAGAAGGAGGAAGGCTCTGCCTGCCCggctgctcagcccctcttCCCTCTCAGGAAGGGTCGGTGTGAGCTCTGCACGGCGGCCGCCGCGTTATATGGAGCCGGCAGCGACCGCCCCTCGGCGCGTCACggcccggggcggcggcggctgaGTCAGCGCCCGGCtccgcgcccggcccggcccgcgccccCCGCCGGGCTCCGGGCTGCGCGCACCGCTCCCGTCCGCAGCCCCGCTCGCGCTCCTGGGGCTCGGCTGCCTGGTCCCGTTCACAGCCCGGTTGGGGCTCCGGGTGCTTGGCAGCCCCGTCCCGTTCGCAGCCCCGTTCGCGCTCCCGCTGCTTGGCAGCCCGGTCCCGTTCCCATCCCGGTTCGCGCTCCCAGGGGTGCACAGGCAGATCCCGTTCCCATCCCGGTTTGCTCTCCCGGAGATTTACAGCCCGGTCCCGTTCGCAGCCCGGTTGGAACTCTGGTTCTTCGAACTCCCGCTCGTACTCCCGGTCCCCTCCACAGTCCCGTTTGCAAACAGATCTCTTTACATCTCTGCACGGGGTCCCTGTGCTTTGTACCCGTCCCGTTCTCAGCCCCGTGCGGGCTCCTGGCGCCCCACAGCCGGCTCGGGACTCCCGGGGCTCGGGGAGTGGGGTGACCCCGACCTGCAGGAACCGGGGGCGGGAGGTGCAGAGGGTCCCACGGCACTCCCTGCAGTGATTTTGCTCCGGTTCACACTTGCCCCGTGCAAACGCCCGAAAAACGGAAGAAAAGATCCCTTTCGGTGCGAGCTCCGGTGCGCGGGGCCGGGAGCAGAGAGAAGTCTCGGTCC
This window harbors:
- the MED9 gene encoding mediator of RNA polymerase II transcription subunit 9; protein product: MASGPAGRAAEEPPPPEPPAEQKPPPLPPAQEEFSFLPLVHDIIKCMDKDSQDVHQVLNELKNKFQEMRKLISSMPGIGVSPEQQQQQLQNLREQVRTKNELLQKYKSLCMFEIPKE
- the RASD1 gene encoding dexamethasone-induced Ras-related protein 1, which codes for MKLAAMIKKMCPSEAELSIPAKNCYRMVILGSSKVGKTAIVSRFLTGRFEEQYTPTIEDFHRKFYSIRGEVYQLDILDTSGNHPFPAMRRLSILTGDVFILVFSLDNRDSFEEVQRLKQQILETKSCLKNKTKENIEVPLVICGNKGDRDFYREVQPREIEQLVGGDPKKCAYFEISAKRNSSLDQMFQALFAMAKLPSEMSPDLHRKVSVQYCDILHKKALKGKKLLKEGGRGGTEEAYGIVAPFARRPSVHSDLMYIREKAIGGGHGKEKDRCVIS